aaaccccattgaagtcctgaatttttcaggcttctttacgcaattgcaaaaattgcgttcatgactgcgaggatcatagcttcacttgatatataCATTCCGTTTCTTGTCAACGAAAGTAGTTATGTGTCAATGTTTGAGAAAACCAtcaaattttaacaaaaataacTGGTATTTTAGAGTGCATTTCCTTTAGTTGAGTTCTTTATTTATCGATAAATTAAAATCCGAAAACTGGTTTTGCCGCAGAATTTATGAATTGAAGTTTCTCGACATTGATTTTCGATTACCGAAATCTGTAGTGACATCCGTTTTTGAACTTTGttttcgattggaaatccggaAGTTCCAAATTTTAAGATAAATCAGCATATCTCAATCGAACACACACTTAATTTGTGTACTCTTCTGTGGAAAAAATACATGCAGTTTGGGTGTATGAATAACAAAAGATGCAGTGCTTATCGGAATTACACTCTTTTTGCGTGTAATCGAGGTGGGTATAAGGCTTGTGTAAATATTTACACTCGTGTTTCACTCTCATTTTACGCACATGTAAGTGCTGCTATTCCTGTGGCCTTTACGGTACCATTGCATTTCACAGCCCTGTATTTGCTGCCCTCTATGGTTACATGTACTACAAAAAATGTAGCAAGGGCTGCATGATTGCAGCATTGATCCTGCAGTTGCATGAACTTTACCTTAAAGGAAATATAAATCTAGTGAtaataaatcatttattttatttatttcttacttTTCTCATCTCAAGatgtctgaaaaattcatgaagAGGTATGATGAAAGAATCAAGGCCCCGTCCTTTGAGGAAATTGATCGAAAGGACCCAGTGGCCTTCAAGGCAGCAAGAGATCGCTGGAATCTGGAAAGACTTGTTGAGCTGGAAATATTGAAAATTTACCGTGATAGAGTCACAGAGTGTCACAGGAGAGAGGAAGTCAATGCAAGACAGAACTGTCGAAAGGTTGTAGGTGATTACATGAAAGCCTTCAATGAGTACAAGAgtaaaggtacatgtactaaACACATGGAATCACAatcaaatatattatttttctgCTCTGGAATCATGAACTTTTGTTTTGATGGAATGCACTGAATATACCTTGTAAGGTGGCATGTTTTTTTCAACAGacgcacatgaccttgaagcatgtaacttgcaactcttttccttggaacaaatcTGGGGATTTTagaacaccaattttatgcccaaatatggacacaAATAAGATCAAGGCTTCACACGCGGGAAAATGCATGACCTATGTTACATCCAAATTAGGAAATTTTAAACTCAACTCATTTTTAAACTTAACTATCTCAAGGGGCCCTGATTTGGAACAGCATTCCACTCTCTATCAAAACACTaaataaaaatcaatttaaaagtGAACTAAAGAATAAACTCCTTGAAATCCTGAAAAACAAGGTGCGAATTAACTCAACACTATCTGATCCTCTTCCTGTGACTTGTGGAGTATTTTAGGCCCCTTGCTCTTCAGTGCCTACACAAACCATCTTCCCTTGGTGCTGCAAAGGTGCAACTCCCAGAGTTATGAGGACAATACGAAGCTCATCCTTTTTCAACTAAAATACACGGTAAATACTGTAACTGATTTGAACAACGACCTTGTTCAAATTGCTGAAGGGTGCTCTAATAACTACCTTTTATTGAGCCCTAGTAAAACAAAACTGATGGTGTTTGGGAGCAGACAAATACGCTCAAAATTAGGACTCCACTTCATGGGAAGGGAGCTCTTCCCTGTCAAAACGGTTAAGGACTTAGGTGTATTTTTAGACTCAAATTTAACCTTTGACAAACACGTAACTAAAAGTGTATCTTCCTGTATCCATCATCTTAGTCAAGTTAACCGTACCAAACACATTTTTAACAAACATACTCCTCTTACAATTATTAACTCTCCAAGCACAACATAACGAAATTACAGAGCATACAGAACTTCGCCTGTTGCATTGTTGGTGGCATGCGTAAATACTACCATGTTACGCCTCTTCTTAAAGAATTCAACTGGCTCAAGTATGACACGTATGACAGGACGAGCTCCAAAAGGTCTCTCCTACCAATTTATCGAGCGAGAGGAGGTCAGCAGAAACTTCCAAACGTTGCACATTCCCCTTTTAAAAACTAGATGAGATAGATTGTTTATTGTGCAAATTAATACTTTGCAGTTGTAAAACTGAATTGCatattttacaaataaaataGGTTAAAATATAAAGCTAATTACAATGATTATAATTATGCATATAAATACCTCATATAGTAATACTGAAATGTATACAAAATTATTAATATCTTACAATAAAGTCGACTGCTTCAAAACTTCAGgaacattaattaattttatgcaCAACCCTGGGACATGGCATAAATGAAAGAGCGTCTGAAATGTTCCGTATGGGAATGTGGCAGATTATATGTCTTTCGACGCCTTAAATTATAGCTGGATTGTTTTCTTGGTGGCAGCAGATTGATATCAAACAATTGTCTGCAGAGTCCATTGTGCCTATCATATTATAGCGTTGGCAGGCCTAGGCTGTCAAGGCTTTCCCGATATGActcttttcttcaa
The genomic region above belongs to Montipora capricornis isolate CH-2021 chromosome 8, ASM3666992v2, whole genome shotgun sequence and contains:
- the LOC138014497 gene encoding uncharacterized protein yields the protein MSEKFMKRYDERIKAPSFEEIDRKDPVAFKAARDRWNLERLVELEILKIYRDRVTECHRREEVNARQNCRKVVGDYMKAFNEYKSKAWFCTEEGSWTRWKVEYE